The following is a genomic window from Clostridium sp..
GGAACACAGAGCCTGCATTTCTGACACATGGAAGATATGAAAATGGATCTTTTATACACAGTTCCATGTGCTCCGGTGCTATTTCATTTCCCATGTCCAGTGCCTCCTCCAGGCTGTCAACTACAATGATTATTCCGTTATTTTTGAGGGATTCCTCTATTATATCCTTTCTTCCAAGTTGTTCTATCTGTCTTTCTATTTCCTCATCTACCTGTTTTGCAAAATCATAGGATGTAGTTACAAGTGCAGCCGATGCCAGTTTGTCATGCTCCGCCTGTGACATGAGATCTGCTGCCGTAAACACTGGATTTGCAGTTTCATCTGCTATAACGAGTATTTCGCTGGGTCCTGCTATCATGTCTATGTCCACTTCTCCATAGACAAGCTTTTTTGAAGTTGCAACATATATATTCCCCGGTCCAACTATCTTATCCACTTTTGGAATTGTTTCCGTACCATAGGCAAGGGCTGCTACAGCCTGAGCCCCTCCTATCTTGTATATTTTATCCGCACCCGCTATGTCTGCTGCTACAAGCACACTGGGATTTATGTCAAGATTCTTTCTAACCGGCGTTACCATTACTATTTCATCCACCCCTGCAATCTTGGCAGGAATTATATTCATGAGTACAGATGAGGGATAGGCTGCTGTTCCTCCCGGTACATAAACACCCACCCTCTTTAGAGGTATATATCTCTGGCCCATTATTTTCCCTGGTTCATCTGCCACTACAAAGGAATTATGCTTCTGTTTTTCATGGAACTTTTCAATATTTTTCTTCGCCTTTTTTAGAGCCTCAATAAATTCTTTATCTACTTTTTCATAGGCTTCATCTATTTCACCTCTATCTACTAAAATATTACCAGAATTCAGTTCTTCCGAGTCAAGCCTGTTGGTATACTCAATCAAGGCTGAATCCCCTCTCTTTCTTACTTCATCCAGTATACCGGCAACTGTTTTGACAACATCTGAATCCACTTCAGTTCTTCTGCTCTTCAGGAGTTTTAAATAATCTTCTTTTCCTTCTTTGTTGCCCTTAATTATTTTAATCAATTTATAGCCTCCTTCAACTTCATTGACTGTTCTCTTCTCGCTACTTCATCCTTCAAATTGTCTACTATATCCTCTATTTCATCCTTTTTCATCTTCAAGCTTGCCATATTTACTATAAGTCTTGTACTTATGTTGCATATATCGCTGTAAACCTCAAGACCATTTTCCTTCAAGGTTGTTCCTGTCTCCACTATATCCACAATAGCGTCGGACAATCCGAGGATGGGGGCAAGTTCTACTGAACCTTCTATCTTTATTATTTCGATATCGCACCCCAATTTTTTAAAATAATTCCTTGCTACATGAGGATATTTGGTTGCTATTTTTTTTCTGCTGTATCCCTCATAAAAGTTTTTACCTTTAGGTCCTGCAAGGGCGAATTTGCATTTTCCAAATTTCAAATCCATTATTTCATAACAGTTTTTATCAAATTCCATCATAGTATCTTTTCCGACTATTCCTATATCCACCACTCCATGTTCTACATAGGTTAGTACATCCGGGGCTTTTACAAGTACAAAATCCATATTGTACCTGTCATCATGGAAAATGAGCTTTCTTCCCTTGTTTTCAATTCCACTGCAGTCTGCTCCTATTGCTTTGAACATCTCTACTGCATTTTTTTCTATTCTTCCCTTTGTAAGTGCTATTTTTAAAGGCTTTCTATTATCCAAAAAATTCACTTCCCTTATAATATCTTTATATCTATATTACTATAAATTCGTCCATTCCCTTTGAATCGAAATATCTATGTGCGCTGTCTTCATCATCAAAGATGCTCAATTCTACAATTGCACCTTGTTTTCTAAGTTTTTCAGCCTTGCTATATGCATTTTTATAATTCCCGTCAGCATAGTATATAAGAACTTTTTTCTTTTTAGTCCCATATTCCTCCACACTGCCAATTGCTTTCATGATATTGTTGACATCTATGGCAAGTCCTGTGGCACACTCATTATCGCCAAATTGTCTGGACAGGTTGTCATATCTACCCCCGCTTAATATGCTGTCCCCTACACCCTGCACATAACCTCTGAAGATTATTCCGGTGTAATAGTCAATATTTTGTATCATTCCCAAATCAACCGATACGTACTTTTCATAACCTGCATCACAAACTGCCATGTAGATTTTTCTCAAGTTATCGATGGAATCGAGTGCTCCGGCGTTGTCCGTCATAGATGCCGCCCTATCCAAAATGGTGATATCCCCGAACAACTTTGGAAGCTCCGCAAATATGCACCTATATTTTTCATCTATATAATATCCATTTTCATCAATAAAATTTTCAAGCGCCGTAAAATTTTTATTTTCAATATAATTTTTAAGTAGTTTTTCTTTTTCAAAATCCATTTTAGCTTCTTTTATTATGCTCTTGAAGAAATCAATCTGACCAAGCTCTATTTTGAAATCATCAAGTCCGCATTTTAAAAGAGCTCTTATGGCAGTCGTGACAATCTCCACATCCGCCTTCATACTTTCCGTACCCAGTATTTCTATGCCTGATTGGGCAATTTCTATGTCCTTGCCATTTAGGTTTTCATTCTGTCTATATATATTTTCCATATAGCAGAGTTTCAGCGGGTGTGGTGCCATCTTTAGTTTTGTAGCTGAAATCCTGACTGCAGGCGTAGTCATATCAGGCCTTAGTACCATCATCCTGCCCTGTTTGTCAAAGAGTTTATACATATTCTCCTGCTTGAATATTGTTTTATCATAATTAAAAACATCATAAAATTCCAGAAGAGGTGACGATATTTCCATGAAACCAGCATCAATATAGGTTTGTCTCAATATAGTCTGTATCTCGACTTTTTTGCTGCACTCCTCGAAAATAAGATCTTTGGCTCCCTCCGGTATATATCTGTTCCAGTTTTCCATATAAGTCCTCCTAATTTAATTTATCATGGTAAAGTGATAAATCGATATAGTGTTACTATATCAGATATTCATTCAAAATTCAATAGTCTTTTACCTATAAAAATACCTGACCAAATTATTTTTATAAGGTCAGGTATCTTTACAAAATTTTATTTGGATATTGAAGCTCCTAATTTAGTTACACCTGGAACTGCCATATACAGATCATCTGAAATAACTTCAGATGCAACTAATTTTTCATTTTCATAAATATCCCTTGTAACTCGGGATCTGTATCCATTGCGGCCTTGTTGAACAATGACAGATTCGCCTTCAGGTATGTCAAAACCATTTACGACTTTAGTACCTGGTGGTATTTCTTCATAAATATTATTTGAAACAATATATTTTCTATCCAGCAGGTTTGAATTTGAGTATATGTTTATATGTATGTTTCCATTTTCGGTATGTGATTCTATATAAATAGGATACTTCAAAGTATTTCTAAATTTAAAATCTATATTGTTCCAGTCAACCGTAGCATCCAAACCTATGCCAACATATGAAGGCGGTATAGTATGATGTGCCCTTTCAGCAGGCACAAGTCCTGCCCTCAATATGGCATTGTATAAAGTACTGGATACTTGACAAATTCCGCCACCTAAACCGGAATCAATTTTATCACCTACTATTACCGGTGCTTCCATAAACCCTCTATTCCGTGTTCTCTGTCCAACACAATAATTGAAGCTGAAAATTTCACCAGGCATGACAAGTTTATCATTTATTAACTTCGAAGAAAGCTCTATATTATGAGCTCTTTCATAAGATGATGAACTGAAATTAGTGCTGAAATGAGCTATATTTGCATTGACCAAAGAAAGTTTGTTCTTGTCAATATAAGCTCCATATTCTACAACCGGTGCAATTATCTTTACATTATGAATATTTTTACTGTTGATCCTGCTCTTTATTTCATCTTCAAGCTTGTCTTTTTGCAGCTTATAACCTTTGATATCAGGATTGATTCCTATTTTCCAATTATTCAGAGTTTTAATACTGGCATCAACAGGTTTTTTATCCACATTGCTTCTTATAGTACCTATCACATTCTCCATGTAAGTCTGATCATAGATAAAAACTACATCATATAATTTTGAAAATCCCTTTTTTAGAATTTTATCTCTTTCACTCAATGTCAGTTTACCTTTTTCAGTGCCAACCTGGCTATCAAATTTATTTTCAATATAATAGTTTTTGATTAATTTGGAATTTTTCAAAGTGTAAATTTTGCCATTTGCCTGTATGCTTATTTTTTCTTTCATCAAAGGTTCTATATATTGAACCTCAATCAGCTTTTCATCTTCTTTTATACTTCTACTGTTCAAATGCAGCCCATTCACCTTTACACCATAATATATCAGATTGTCCCATTTTCTATTATCAGTATATGCCTTCCAGACTAATCCATAGATTGTGCCTATGGAAAAAAGTATTACCTGTAGAATCAAAATTTTTGCAGTAAAAGTCATTCGATAGTTTCTTTTGAACATAAATTCCCTCTTGTTTTCAGCCATTGTCTAATCATCATTGCCAAAAAAACTAATAATATTGTTTATTTTCCTTGTTTCATACTCTACTATATTATCTTGTTCATTCAACAAATTCTCATTTATTTGTATCTGTTTCCTGTAATCATCCACCAACTTGGTTAGGTGCTCTATTTCATCCTTATAATTTTGTATTATTCCATTGATTGAATCACAGTGTTCCTTTGAAAACTGTTTCAGGATATTTAGTCTTTCCCTGCCGTCAGAAATAAGTTTATCCAAATCTATATTTGAAGAATTAATAATGTTAATTATTGATTCTTTTTTAACTTTATGCGGTAGACTTTCAGGGAGTGCATTTATAAAATTTCCCAGCATAAAAATTGTATTAACATTACTATTTTCTATACCATATGATGAATATATCTCTTCAATGGTCAAATTATTTTCTTTGCTTGAATCAATTTTATTCACAATCTTGATATCTGTGCCGCTGTTCTGGGAATATAAAGGCTTGTCTTCTTTAATTTCATTTTCTCTTTTCTTAGTGTTATCAGCTTCATTTTTCACTTTGGTCTCATCATCATTATTCTTGAGGTTAACATCTTCTTTATCTGAATTACCAACTATCTCTTTATTATTGGCTTTTTCAACTAAGTTGAGTTTTTCAAACACTGACATAATTTTTGACATATTTGCTTCTCCCCTATTATCAATCTACTTTCATTCATCTTTAATATTTAAACCCGCTTTGGCACTTTTTTATAAAAACATATAAAAAATTTCTTTTCCAGAAACTATACCTACTGTAACTAAAATAAGAGATATTATTATATTATAAAATCTTTGTGTCAATTTATAATTTTTTCCTTGTAGACACCTCTGTATTAACGCTATAATCAATCTGCTGCACAGCAGCGTCACAATAAAAATGAGTGTTTGAACTATAATTGGCTTCCACAACATAAACAATACCATCCATTTAAATTTGAATTATTTATTAAATATTATATAATATTATATTAAATTAGGCAATATATCTGTAATCATAATTAATATAGAATAAATTTACATATAAAAAGCAGCATTTGATCCAATAAAACAGGATTCAATATGCTGTCTTTTATATTATACCTTAAAATTAGAAATCAACTTTTTGTCCGTTATAAATATATTGAAATAATCTTTTCATTTCCGACTCTGTTATTTCCCTTGGATTGGATCCGGTGCAGGCATCTTTAATGGCATTATGGGATATATAATCAAGATTTTCATTAAAATCATTTTCACTTATCCCATAATCTTTGATAGTAGAAGGAATATCCATTTTTTTATTCATTTTTCTAATCAGTTCAGTTAAGAAATCTATCAGCTCATTATTAGTGTTTCCTGGAAGTTTAAGTACCTTAGCTATACTTGCATATCTTTCTTCACATGCTTTTTTATTAAAATCTATAACATAAGGAAGGAATATAGCATTTGCACATCCATGCGGTATATGAAATACTGCCCCTGTCTTATGTGCCATACTGTGTGTTATTCCAAGAAGTGCATTTGAAAATGCCATTCCTGCCAGACATTGTGCTATATGCATATGGCCTCTGGCCTCTTTATCTCCTTCATATGACTTAAGTAAATATCTATTGATCATGACTATTGCATGAATAGCAAGTGGATCTGAGAAATCAGAATGCAATCCTGCAACGTATGCTTCTATTGCATGCGTAAGTGCATCCATTCCAGTATGTGCTGTAAGCTTTTTCGGCATAGTTTGTGCAAGAGCAGGATCTATTATTGCTACATCTGGAGTTAAATTGAAATCGGCAAGTGGATATTTGATTTTTGATTTATAATCTGTTATTACAGAAAAAGCAGTTACTTCACTGGCAGTTCCGCTTGTAGAAGGTATTGCCAGAAATCTTGCTTTCTGTCTCAACTTTGGAATTCCAAATGGAACTACTGCCTTTTCAAAAGTAAAATCCGGGTATTCATAGAATATCCACATTGCTTTTGCTGCATCAATCGGGGACCCACCGCCTATGGCAACTATCCAGTCAGGTTTGAACTCTCTCATAACTTTAGCGCCATCCATAACGGTTTCAACAGATGGATCAGGCTCAACACCTTCTATTAACTTTATTTCGATACCTGCTTCTTTCAAATATTCTTCGACTCTATCCAAAAATCCAAATCTTTTCATAGAGCCTCCACCTACAACTATTACTGCTTTGTTGCCTTCTAAATTTTTAAGTTCACCTAGGGAATTTTCTCCAAAATAAATATCTCTTGGTAATGTAAATCTTGACATCTACAGTCCTCCTTTGTCAAACATATGATTAATTTACCAATAGTTTATGAACTCCTATACTGCATCTGTACACCCATTCAATAAACTGATTATATTATACAACAATCAATTCGCAAATGCACAGCAATAGAGTCAAAAAGAGCAAAGTCAAATTTTAAAACTCTACTCTTTTCATTCTACAATTCATAATCTCTGGTTTTTCCCAGAAAACAAAGGGATACCATACCATTTCCACAGTGCGTACCTATGCCGAGCCCCAGTGGATTCACAACAAATCCGTTATTGGGGAATTCCTCTTGAAACATCCCTTTTAAAGTTTCGGCATCTTTTAGGCAATATCCATGGGATATTCCTATAAGTTTATTTTCTTTAAAATCCGTCATCTCCCTAAATCTGTCTATAAGATATTTAAACGCCTTTTTCTTTCCTCTTACATTAGTTACATTTTTAAGGGTGCCATCCTTATGTATTGCTATTATGGGCTTCATATCCAGAAGTGTTCCAATTACGGCTTTAGATGAAGATATTCTTCCTCCCTTTTTAAGATGGTTCAAATCCTCCACCACGAACCAATAATTCATCTTGTTTTTGTTTTCTTCCACCCAGTTGACTATATCCTCTTTACTGTGTCCCTTTTTTGCCATGTCAACTGCATGATGGACCAAAAGTCCCTGCCCTATAGAAGCTCCCTTGCTGTCTACTACTGTTATATCCGCATCTTTGTACTCGCCCATTATCTCTTCTGCTGCAAGCTTGGAGCTGTTGAAAGTTCCACTTATCTTTGATGACATCCCTATATATATTACGGGTCTATGTTCTTTCAAAAGCTCTTTGAACTTTTTCAGAAATCTGTATTCATTTATCTGTGTTGTATATGGCATCTCCCCGCTTTCAAGTCCGGTATAAAATTCTTTATAGCTCAAAGAATGTCCAAAATCATCTTCGTACTCATTTCCATTAAAATGGCATACAAGACCTAAAAAGGGAATATTATTCTTCAATATATAACTTTCCGGCATATCACAGCTGGCATCTGTCATGATTATAGGTTCTATCACAGGCAATCTCCCCTTATAAATTAGATAATACCACAATATATATCAGTATACCATCAATATAAAATTAATACTATGAATCAAAGCTTGAAATAACCTACGCCAGCTTCAAATATCTTCTGATCTTTATCTCCCTTAATGTTTTTTATTACATTTTTTCCTATTCTTTCCGAATGCCCCATTTTTCCAAGTATTCTTCCATCCGGACTGGTTATTCCTTCAACAGCATAGAAAGATCCGTTTGGATTAAACTCATCTTCATAGCTTGGATTTCCCTCAAAATCAACATACTGTGTTGCTATCTGCCCATTGTCTATGAGCTTCTTGATCATGTTTTCAGGGGCAATAAATCTTCCTTCTCCATGAGATATGGCAATCGAATGTATATCTCCTACATTTACATTGTTGAACCATGGTGACAGGTTTGAACATATCCTCGTATTTACTATGCGTGAAATATGTCGCCCTATTTTGTTATATGTAAGAGTAGGGTAATCGCCCTTTATGTCTCTTATATCCCCAAATGGCACCAGGCCAAGCTTTATAAGTGCCTGAAAGCCATTGCATATTCCAAGCATAAGCCCGTCTCTTCTATTCAAAAGATCCTCGACAGCAGATTTTATCTTTGGATTTCTAAATACATCCGCTATAAATTTACCTGATCCATCCGGTTCATCACCTGCACTGAATCCTCCGGGGAACATAATTATCTGCGAATTGTTTATTCTATCCACTATTTCATCTATAGATTCTTCTATCTGTCTTACATTCAAATTTCTAAGAACCAGAGTATCGACTTCAGCTCCCGCCCTTATAAATGCCCTTTCAGAATCATACTCACAATTGGTTCCAGGAAATACAGGTATGAAAACTCGTGGTTTTGCAATTTTGACAGCTGGTGATACACAATTCTCTTTTTTAAAGCTTATTGGCTCTATTTTACCGCCGTTTTCTTCTGTCTTCATAGGGAACACTTTTTCCAGAGTTTTGCTCCATGCTTCTATCATGTCATCTATAGAAATACTTTCACCCTTGAATTCTATGGTTTCATCAATATGTGTAGCTCCAATTAATTTATAATCGATATTCTTCAACACATTTTCTACATCTGCATCTTTATCAATTTCTACTATTATTGAACCGTAATACGGGAAAAACAACTCTTCTGTATCCAGTTCATCTGAAAATTTAATTCCTATCCTGTTTCCAAAACTCATATTGCTGACAGTATGTGCTATTCCCATATCCTTAACTGCCTCTGCGGATATTACAATTCCCTGTTCAATAAGTGAATGTATAATTTCATAGTACTTGTTCATCATCTCAAAATCCGGCATTCCATATTCATCTATAGCTGTCGGTACAATAACTATGCTGCTTCCTGTCTGTTTGAATTCAGGCGATATTATAACATCTGCATTTTCAGTAGTTATGGCAAAAGATACTAGAGTTGGCGGAACATCCATATCCTTGAAAGTTCCCGACATACTGTCCTTGCCTCCTATAGCCGCTATATTGAATTTTTCCTGGGCATAGAGTGCACCAAGCAGTGCGGAAAATGGTTTTCCCCATCTCTCGGGCTCCTTTTGAGGACTTCCAAAATATTCTTGAAATGTAAGTCTTATATCAGATGCTTTTCCCCCTGCAGCCACTATTTTTGCCACCGATTCACACACTGCATATACGGCACCATGGAAAGGACTCCATTTTGCTATATCCGGATTATATCCATAACTCATTATAGTTGCTGTATTCGTATTTCCGGAAAGTACAGGAAGTTTTGCCGCCATGGCATCTATCTTTGTCAGCTGATATTTACCGCCAAAGGGCATCAGGATTGTGCCTGCACCTATAGTGCTGTCAAATCTTTCAACAAGTCCCTTCTGGCTGCATGCATTCAATTGTCCAAGCATGTCGAACCATCTCTTCTTTAAAGATTCCCCTTTTCTACTGTATCTGTTTTTATTAAAATATGATGAAGATTTATTCGGCAATTTTACAAGTACATCTGCCTCCGCCCTGACTCCGTTGGTATCTATAAATTTTCTGCTCAAATCGACAATAAGCTTTTCTCTCCAGTAAAGCCTCATTCTTCCAGTATCCGTAACTACCGCCACTGCAGTTGCCTCCAGATTCTCCTCTTCTGCATACTTTATAAATCTATCCCTGTCATCCTTTGAGACTACAACTGCCATACGCTCCTGTGACTCGGATATTGCAAGTTCGGTTCCATCCAATCCCTCGTATTTCTTAGGTACAAGATCAAGATTTATATCCAGTCCTTCTGCAAGTTCTCCTATTGCAACAGATACACCCCCGGCTCCAAAATCGTTGCACCTCTTTATAAGTGTGCTTACTTCAGGTTTTCTGAAAAGCCTCTGAAGCTTTCTTTCAGTAACTGGATTTCCTTTTTGAACCTCGGCTCCAGATGTCAATATGCTTTTTTCAGTATGCTTTTTAGAAGACCCCGTAGCTCCACCACAGCCATCCCTTCCAGTTCTCCCGCCGAGGAGTATGACAATATCAGATGCTTCCGGTCTCCTTCTAACTACATTTTCTGCTGGTACAGCGCCTACTACAGCACCTATTTCCATTCTCTTTGCAACATAACCGGGATCATATATCTCACTTACAAGTCCTGTAGCGAGTCCTATCTGATTTCCATAGGAACTATAACCCTGGGCTGCACCTGTAGTTATCTTTTTTTGTGGAAGTTTTCCATCGAGAGTTGATTTTAAATCTACTGTGGGATCTCCACTTCCTGTAACTCTCATGGCCTGGTATACATATGATCTTCCTGACAGAGGATCTCTTATTGCACCGCCTATACATGTTGCCGCACCTCCAAATGGTTCTATCTCCGTTGGGTGGTTATGGGTTTCATTTTTAAACATTACAAGCCATTTTTCCGTTCTTCCATCTATATCAGCGTCCACCAATATACTGCAGGCATTTATCTCTTCAGACTCATCAAGATTCTCAAGCTTTCCTTCAGTTTTTAATTTTTTCATGGCAATGGTTGCAATATCCATGAGACAAAGAGGTTTATCCTGCCTTTTCAACTCACTTCTGAATTGAAGATAATCATCATAGGAAGCCTTAATAGGGGCGGAAAACTTTCCTTCCTCTATCTTTATATTTTTCAATTCCGTCATGAAGGTAGTATGTCTGCAGTGATCCGACCAATATGTATCTATGACTTTTATTTCAGTTATGGTAGGATTTCTCTTTTCCTCATTTTTAAAGTAGTCCCTGCAAAATTCAAGGTCCTCAAGACTCATTGCAAGTCCCTTTTCTCCTAAAAATTCAATTAGTTCTTCCTCTGTCTTATCTACAAACCCATTTAAAATTTCAACATCCTGCGGCAGCTCCACATTTTCCTCCATCACAGCAGGCTTTTCAAGGGAAGCCTCTCTGGAATCCACCGGATTTATACAGTAATTTTTTATATTGCTGAATTCTTCATCCGTTATATTTCCTTCGATTACGTATACTTTGGAAGATAATACATCAGTTTTTTCTTTTTGGGTTAATATCTGAATACACTGTGAAGCTGAATCAGCTCTCTGATCATACTGGCCGGGAAGATATTCAACTGCAAAAATTCTATTTTGTCCTATATCTGGTATGTCTTCATCATAAACAACATCTACTGTTTTTTCCGAGAATACGGTATATTTCAACTTTTCATATTCAGAATCTTCTATATTTCCAATATCGTATCTGTTTATTACCCTGATATTTTTTACGCCGTCAATGCCAAGACTTTCCCTTATGTCCTTCAAAAGCGCCCGTGCTTCTATATTGAATTCCGTCTTTTTTTCCACAAATAATCTTCTAATATTCATACTGTTCTCTCCCCTAACTGTATTTTCGAACATTTTCCACATTTTAATCCGAATAATTCGTGTATATTATATCATACATACTCATTCAGGGGAATAACTACCGCAAAATAAGCTTAAAAACTTTTAATCATGATTATTTCCTTGGCTTTTCTGGCTAGATGGTGAACATTGCCCTGAAAATACATATCCCTGTATACCACTCCCCTTACCATTTGACCTGACATTGTTTTTATATCAACATGTTCTCCTATATTACAGTCTTTTATGCATATTCCCCTGAACAACACCCTCATGTCACTTCCTACATATTTGCAGTGCTCCACTTCAACCATACTTCCCTTTTTTATCATAAAATCACTCCATCATATAAATTTATAATTTATAAATCTATATGATATATATAGTAAATTTATTCAATTCAATTTTACGTTCCTCAATTGTAAATTAAATTGCAACCCTTGCGATTCCAGTTTCACATAATCCATACAAAAATAAATATTTATAATATGTGGTTGCATCTTGGATTGCAGAAGATTGGCGATTAGCCAGTCTTTTTGTTTGCTAATTGTTATAATTTCATATATCCTTTATTAGTTGGCGGCAGAAATGGAGGATATATGTCAAAGTTTTTTATTTATGAAGCGAGATTAGATTTGCAAAAGTACCTAAAGGAAGGCCTTTCATTTAAAGAAATCGCTCGCCGTATGGGAAAAGATCCAACCACTATTTCCAGAGAAGTTCGTAAATACAGTTCTGAAGTAGCAACAGGCTATCCTGGATTTCCATTTAACGCTTGCAAGAATCGCTTTAACTGTAGATTAAAAAGCATTTGTGGAAAGGACTGTAGCAGGAAATCTGTAACCTATTGTAAACTATGTTCTTCCTGTAACACGAACTGCAAAGAGTACATAGAAGAAATATGTACTGCAAAATATCGTGTTCCTTATGTCTGCAATGGCTGTGAAGCCATTGGCAAATGCACTCTCATGAAAAGTATCTATGATGCTGAACATGCTCACATCAAAGCTCACGAGAAGATTTCTAATTCTAGAAGTGGTCTTTGCGTTTCTGAAAATGAAATTAGCAGATTGAATCGTATAATTTCACCACTCATTCAAAATGGGCAGTCTGTCAATCAGATTTACATTAATCATCAGGATGAGTTGATGTGTAGTGAAAAGACCATTTATAACTATATTGATGCCTGTCTTTTTGATATTAGAAATATCGACCTTCCACGAAAAGTAAGATTTCGTGAACGCTATAAAAAGCCGGAGTTCAAGGTGGATAAAGGCTGCCGCATTAGCCGCAACTACAAAGATTTTGAAACCTTTATTAACAAGAATCCTGATACTGCAATTGTGCAGATGGATTCTGTCATGGGAGTCAAGGGCGGTAAATGTCTTTTAACTATTCACTT
Proteins encoded in this region:
- a CDS encoding phosphoribosylformylglycinamidine synthase, which produces MNIRRLFVEKKTEFNIEARALLKDIRESLGIDGVKNIRVINRYDIGNIEDSEYEKLKYTVFSEKTVDVVYDEDIPDIGQNRIFAVEYLPGQYDQRADSASQCIQILTQKEKTDVLSSKVYVIEGNITDEEFSNIKNYCINPVDSREASLEKPAVMEENVELPQDVEILNGFVDKTEEELIEFLGEKGLAMSLEDLEFCRDYFKNEEKRNPTITEIKVIDTYWSDHCRHTTFMTELKNIKIEEGKFSAPIKASYDDYLQFRSELKRQDKPLCLMDIATIAMKKLKTEGKLENLDESEEINACSILVDADIDGRTEKWLVMFKNETHNHPTEIEPFGGAATCIGGAIRDPLSGRSYVYQAMRVTGSGDPTVDLKSTLDGKLPQKKITTGAAQGYSSYGNQIGLATGLVSEIYDPGYVAKRMEIGAVVGAVPAENVVRRRPEASDIVILLGGRTGRDGCGGATGSSKKHTEKSILTSGAEVQKGNPVTERKLQRLFRKPEVSTLIKRCNDFGAGGVSVAIGELAEGLDINLDLVPKKYEGLDGTELAISESQERMAVVVSKDDRDRFIKYAEEENLEATAVAVVTDTGRMRLYWREKLIVDLSRKFIDTNGVRAEADVLVKLPNKSSSYFNKNRYSRKGESLKKRWFDMLGQLNACSQKGLVERFDSTIGAGTILMPFGGKYQLTKIDAMAAKLPVLSGNTNTATIMSYGYNPDIAKWSPFHGAVYAVCESVAKIVAAGGKASDIRLTFQEYFGSPQKEPERWGKPFSALLGALYAQEKFNIAAIGGKDSMSGTFKDMDVPPTLVSFAITTENADVIISPEFKQTGSSIVIVPTAIDEYGMPDFEMMNKYYEIIHSLIEQGIVISAEAVKDMGIAHTVSNMSFGNRIGIKFSDELDTEELFFPYYGSIIVEIDKDADVENVLKNIDYKLIGATHIDETIEFKGESISIDDMIEAWSKTLEKVFPMKTEENGGKIEPISFKKENCVSPAVKIAKPRVFIPVFPGTNCEYDSERAFIRAGAEVDTLVLRNLNVRQIEESIDEIVDRINNSQIIMFPGGFSAGDEPDGSGKFIADVFRNPKIKSAVEDLLNRRDGLMLGICNGFQALIKLGLVPFGDIRDIKGDYPTLTYNKIGRHISRIVNTRICSNLSPWFNNVNVGDIHSIAISHGEGRFIAPENMIKKLIDNGQIATQYVDFEGNPSYEDEFNPNGSFYAVEGITSPDGRILGKMGHSERIGKNVIKNIKGDKDQKIFEAGVGYFKL
- a CDS encoding IS30 family transposase, which encodes MSKFFIYEARLDLQKYLKEGLSFKEIARRMGKDPTTISREVRKYSSEVATGYPGFPFNACKNRFNCRLKSICGKDCSRKSVTYCKLCSSCNTNCKEYIEEICTAKYRVPYVCNGCEAIGKCTLMKSIYDAEHAHIKAHEKISNSRSGLCVSENEISRLNRIISPLIQNGQSVNQIYINHQDELMCSEKTIYNYIDACLFDIRNIDLPRKVRFRERYKKPEFKVDKGCRISRNYKDFETFINKNPDTAIVQMDSVMGVKGGKCLLTIHFVDCSLMLASLRDANTSKSVTDVFNHLDKILGQELFSELFPVILTDNGSEFSNPKAIEYRDRFPFLRTHIFYCDAGSPYQKGAIEVNHELIRRVLPKGSSFNELTQDDINLMMNHINSYKRKKLNKRSPYETFSFYHGEEVLHKLGCYPVAAGDIMLKPALLKK